One part of the Sorangiineae bacterium MSr11954 genome encodes these proteins:
- a CDS encoding DUF3887 domain-containing protein translates to MIQSRTISFQHAYSVALLATACSSPQVPARVFPKVPTAAAVSTPLDVKARTFLEELGRSEWEHPRSAFTARLSNALPPSKLQSVWRSVESSAGPFHKVSVTEMTDGSRVVRAVCRFDRATLTFKITYDTEARVAGFYVLPPPSSSTWVAPPYADPEAFEEREVKVGTQPALPGVVSVPKGAGPFPAAVLVHGSGPMDRDESVGGVKVFKDFAWAVGRG, encoded by the coding sequence ATGATCCAATCCCGCACGATATCTTTCCAGCACGCATATTCCGTCGCCCTGCTCGCGACGGCCTGCTCCTCACCGCAGGTCCCAGCGCGCGTTTTCCCGAAGGTGCCGACCGCGGCGGCGGTTTCGACGCCGCTTGACGTGAAGGCGCGGACCTTCCTCGAGGAGCTTGGACGCTCCGAATGGGAGCACCCACGCAGCGCGTTCACGGCGCGATTGTCTAACGCGCTTCCACCCTCCAAGCTTCAATCGGTTTGGAGGAGCGTGGAGTCCTCTGCGGGGCCATTCCATAAGGTTTCGGTGACCGAGATGACGGATGGATCGCGCGTCGTTCGGGCGGTCTGCAGGTTCGACCGCGCCACCCTGACGTTCAAAATCACCTACGACACCGAAGCCCGCGTCGCGGGGTTCTACGTCTTGCCCCCGCCTTCCTCCTCCACGTGGGTTGCACCGCCGTACGCGGACCCTGAGGCGTTCGAGGAACGCGAGGTGAAGGTTGGTACTCAGCCCGCATTACCAGGAGTCGTGAGCGTGCCAAAAGGAGCCGGACCCTTTCCGGCAGCGGTTCTGGTGCATGGTTCCGGACCGATGGACCGCGACGAGAGTGTGGGAGGCGTCAAGGTGTTCAAGGACTTTGCCTGGGCGGTTGGCAGAGGTTGA
- a CDS encoding GFA family protein, which yields MSAPHRGGVGQFLMAEMGQFSVAVDTGSAFFAEIVAELSQFRWLGGESQIRLYESPVRDSPPGYRRTFCASCGSPVPTVHAERGLVSIPAGSLDDDPEVRPMRHIFVDRKAAWFGIEDTLPQVAGGIRRQPG from the coding sequence GTGAGTGCCCCCCATCGCGGCGGGGTGGGTCAGTTTTTGATGGCCGAGATGGGTCAGTTTTCGGTGGCCGTTGACACCGGCTCGGCCTTCTTCGCCGAGATCGTTGCCGAGCTCTCCCAATTTCGATGGCTTGGCGGTGAGTCGCAGATTCGCCTCTACGAATCGCCGGTGCGCGATTCGCCTCCCGGCTACCGAAGGACGTTCTGCGCATCGTGCGGTAGCCCGGTGCCGACCGTTCATGCCGAGCGCGGGCTCGTGTCGATTCCGGCTGGGAGCCTCGACGACGATCCCGAGGTGCGGCCGATGCGGCACATCTTCGTCGACCGAAAAGCGGCGTGGTTCGGAATCGAGGATACGCTGCCGCAAGTCGCCGGGGGTATTCGCCGGCAGCCGGGGTAA
- the istB gene encoding IS21-like element helper ATPase IstB: protein MSTDNVLLAAVRAHTRVLKLPTVARECETLGRQSLAEGWSPLQYLRALLDAELAVRAEHAIGRRMRAARLPVHKTMSQFDWRRPHGLERARVEDLARGAWIPTARNIVILGPVGTGKTHLAIALAIEAIKRGHHVLFYRASDLVRALTEARDARALSRLQERLRRVSLLVVDELGFVPFEKAGGELLFDVLSTRHERCATVITSNLAFSEWNRVFVDDKLTAALLDRLAQHAEVLVTRGPGDRVPAAATKKTDSRSDESKPKATQEVPALTR from the coding sequence ATGAGCACCGACAACGTGCTCTTGGCCGCCGTACGCGCCCATACGCGCGTACTCAAGCTGCCGACCGTCGCACGAGAGTGCGAAACGCTGGGACGTCAATCGCTGGCCGAAGGCTGGTCACCGTTGCAGTACTTGCGGGCGTTGCTCGACGCCGAGCTCGCAGTCCGCGCCGAGCACGCGATTGGGCGCCGCATGCGAGCGGCTCGTCTGCCCGTGCACAAAACGATGTCGCAATTCGATTGGCGGAGGCCACACGGTCTCGAACGCGCCCGCGTCGAAGACTTGGCTCGTGGTGCCTGGATTCCGACGGCGCGCAACATCGTGATCTTGGGCCCCGTGGGCACCGGAAAAACGCACTTGGCCATCGCGCTCGCCATCGAGGCCATCAAGCGCGGCCACCACGTGCTCTTTTACCGCGCCTCCGACTTGGTCCGGGCACTGACCGAGGCCCGGGATGCACGCGCTCTTTCTCGCCTGCAAGAGCGACTGCGAAGGGTTTCACTCTTGGTGGTGGACGAACTTGGCTTTGTACCGTTTGAAAAAGCCGGCGGAGAGCTGCTCTTCGACGTCTTGTCCACCCGGCACGAACGGTGCGCAACGGTGATCACATCGAATCTGGCTTTTAGTGAATGGAACCGGGTCTTCGTCGACGACAAGCTGACGGCCGCACTCCTGGACCGTCTGGCCCAGCATGCGGAGGTCCTCGTCACTCGCGGTCCGGGAGACCGTGTCCCGGCCGCGGCCACCAAAAAGACAGATTCAAGATCTGACGAGAGCAAACCCAAAGCGACCCAGGAGGTGCCGGCGCTCACGCGGTGA
- the istA gene encoding IS21 family transposase, with protein MVPMDVVAVIRHKVASEGVPIREVARELGLSRNTIRRYVRANKIPVPRPEKQVRPSPVRDEVATAAAAIWRARRSFTAGKQRLTAKRLWELLRENGHTASERTVRRLVAEFRSGEREVTVPLVYTPGELAQVDFFEVWVEPSGIRQKAWMFVMRLMHSGRDFAMLCAQQDATWFLAAHVAAFTYFAGVVAAVAYDNLSAAVAKILVGAPRLLRPRFAALCAHYAFEPRFCRPGEGHDKGGVERRGGHVRRQHLVPIPRGESLAAMTTALQARLDAQHSRNPMYVEAWARERSALRPLPAPFDGRQVRTVQLRHHASYLVAGAHYSVPSRWCGQMVDLFLGIDTVTFAKGDETICHPRVAFGGRSIDYRHLLLPLSRKPQALRQVAHELVAQFGSPWPELWETLCNRYSPDLIEAARRLAPWLERADREGVGRVKRAIITALACGTLVPFLQRTRRTETLAAVPLALSEYAVETPDLSRYDVLLERASA; from the coding sequence ATGGTGCCGATGGACGTGGTGGCAGTGATTCGACACAAGGTGGCGAGCGAAGGGGTTCCGATTCGAGAAGTGGCGCGGGAGCTCGGATTGTCGCGAAACACGATTCGGCGATACGTGAGGGCCAACAAGATTCCGGTTCCAAGGCCAGAAAAACAGGTCCGACCAAGCCCGGTGCGCGACGAGGTGGCCACGGCGGCCGCGGCTATCTGGCGAGCGCGCCGATCCTTTACGGCGGGCAAACAGCGGCTGACGGCCAAGCGGCTGTGGGAGCTATTGCGTGAAAACGGGCACACGGCGAGCGAGCGCACCGTGCGGCGATTGGTGGCCGAATTCCGGAGCGGTGAGCGTGAGGTGACTGTTCCCCTGGTGTACACGCCGGGCGAGCTCGCACAGGTGGATTTTTTCGAGGTGTGGGTCGAGCCCTCGGGGATTCGCCAGAAGGCGTGGATGTTCGTGATGCGCTTGATGCACTCAGGGCGCGACTTCGCCATGCTCTGCGCGCAACAAGACGCCACTTGGTTCTTAGCGGCTCACGTTGCGGCGTTTACCTACTTCGCGGGGGTGGTGGCCGCCGTGGCCTATGACAACTTGAGCGCTGCCGTGGCCAAGATCCTCGTTGGGGCGCCACGGCTGCTTCGGCCCCGATTTGCCGCGCTTTGCGCCCACTACGCCTTCGAGCCACGTTTTTGCCGCCCCGGCGAAGGCCACGACAAGGGAGGAGTCGAGCGCCGCGGAGGACACGTACGTCGCCAGCATTTGGTGCCCATTCCGCGCGGTGAATCACTTGCCGCCATGACCACGGCTTTGCAAGCACGCCTCGATGCTCAGCATTCGCGCAATCCGATGTACGTCGAGGCCTGGGCCCGCGAGCGCAGCGCGCTGCGGCCTCTCCCAGCGCCTTTTGACGGCCGCCAGGTGCGCACCGTGCAGCTTCGCCACCACGCCAGCTACCTCGTCGCGGGCGCTCACTACTCGGTGCCCAGTCGGTGGTGCGGTCAGATGGTCGACCTATTCCTAGGCATCGACACCGTCACCTTCGCCAAAGGCGACGAGACCATCTGCCATCCTCGCGTGGCCTTCGGTGGCCGAAGTATCGACTATCGGCATTTGTTACTGCCACTATCGCGCAAGCCACAAGCTCTGCGCCAGGTCGCTCACGAGTTGGTGGCACAATTCGGCTCACCATGGCCCGAGCTCTGGGAGACGCTTTGCAATCGGTATTCGCCCGACCTGATCGAAGCTGCACGAAGACTGGCTCCGTGGTTGGAGCGCGCTGACCGCGAGGGAGTCGGTCGGGTCAAGCGAGCCATCATCACCGCCCTTGCGTGCGGTACGCTGGTGCCCTTTCTGCAACGCACAAGGCGCACCGAAACCCTCGCCGCTGTCCCGCTGGCATTATCGGAATACGCGGTCGAGACGCCCGACCTATCGCGCTACGACGTGCTTCTCGAGAGGGCATCGGCATGA
- a CDS encoding patatin-like phospholipase family protein, protein MKKIALILAGGAARGAYEVGVVSYILEDVSRALGREVPLDVLCGTSVGALNVAALAAFADEPRGRAQRLIDVWCSLRIGDLVKSDLRGLLTGSRALFDTSGLEKLVVDQIPFARIGENLARGLFSAITMSTTHVASGKTVVFVQRAGSGLVAWSHDPTIEPRAATLTEHHALASAAIPILFRPILIDGQYYCDGGLRQNVPLSPARRLGADGLIIVNPRHIRSIPAERPAEDEPRPGPLLLLGKALNSLLLDRLDTDLARLEGINRLLSAGVHRYGPGFIDAINDELGRPKDTPKMRPLTTLLVRASEDIGKMSVDFVRSPRFQGRLSGALARVMRRLAEAGGDSESDLLSYVLFDGEFAAELIELGRRDAGLRHEELCAFFETMWARDSRG, encoded by the coding sequence TTGAAAAAGATCGCGCTCATTCTAGCCGGCGGCGCCGCGCGGGGCGCGTACGAGGTCGGCGTCGTCTCGTACATTCTGGAAGACGTGTCGCGCGCGCTGGGCCGCGAGGTCCCGCTCGATGTGCTCTGCGGCACCTCGGTGGGGGCCCTCAATGTGGCGGCGCTCGCGGCCTTCGCGGACGAGCCCCGCGGCCGGGCCCAGCGGCTCATCGACGTGTGGTGCAGCCTTCGCATCGGCGACTTGGTCAAATCGGATTTGCGGGGGCTGCTCACGGGCTCGCGCGCCTTGTTCGATACGAGCGGCCTCGAAAAGCTGGTGGTCGACCAAATCCCGTTCGCGCGCATCGGCGAGAACCTGGCGCGGGGGCTCTTCAGCGCCATCACCATGTCCACCACGCACGTGGCCAGCGGCAAGACGGTGGTCTTCGTGCAGCGCGCCGGATCGGGCCTGGTGGCCTGGAGCCACGATCCGACGATCGAGCCGCGCGCCGCGACATTGACCGAGCATCACGCGCTGGCCTCCGCCGCGATCCCGATCCTATTTCGCCCCATCTTGATCGACGGGCAGTACTACTGCGATGGCGGTCTCCGTCAAAACGTCCCCTTGTCGCCCGCGCGGCGGCTGGGCGCGGACGGTTTGATTATCGTCAATCCGCGCCATATCCGCAGTATCCCCGCCGAGCGGCCCGCCGAAGACGAGCCTCGCCCCGGGCCGCTGCTCTTGCTGGGCAAGGCGCTCAACTCGTTGCTGCTCGACCGGCTCGACACCGATTTGGCGCGCCTGGAGGGGATCAACCGTTTGCTATCGGCCGGCGTGCACCGTTATGGTCCCGGGTTCATCGACGCCATCAACGACGAGCTGGGGCGGCCCAAAGATACGCCGAAGATGCGGCCGCTCACGACCTTGTTGGTGCGGGCCTCGGAGGACATCGGCAAGATGAGCGTCGATTTCGTGCGCTCGCCGCGCTTTCAAGGGCGTCTGTCGGGCGCGCTCGCGCGCGTCATGCGGCGGCTCGCCGAGGCGGGCGGCGACTCGGAGTCGGATTTGTTGTCGTATGTGCTCTTCGATGGCGAGTTCGCGGCGGAGCTGATCGAATTGGGGCGCCGCGATGCGGGGTTGCGGCACGAGGAGCTGTGCGCATTCTTCGAGACGATGTGGGCGCGCGATTCGCGGGGGTGA
- the ade gene encoding adenine deaminase — MEAAKLARLIDAAQGRAPCDAVVRDVRYLDVFSCTWHQGDLAIQDGYIVGVEPGLAARRVLEGKGRAVVPGFCDAHVHVESSLLTPHHFQRAVLGRGTTSAICDPHELANVVGLPGIRYFLDASQDMALNLRVMLSSCVPATAFETNGGGTIDAAALSTLLDHPKTLGLAEMMNVPGVLHADPEVLAKLALFAGRRIDGHCPLVRGRDLSSYAAAGISSCHESSELEEAREKLGKGIAVWIREGSVAKDLRALAPLLTMATSTSIGFCTDDRNPLDIAREGHIDHLVRGAIGLGVPAEVAYRSASFSVARHYGLTRRGAIAPGYVADLILLDDANTCAISDVLVSGTPAGELDLDSSAARAAAENGAARETMRAKVPELADLEGPKGSVHVIGVREGRILTDRAVMAHDAEGVARLTVLERHGHGLKPANGYVRGFGRHLRGAIASSVGHDSHNLIVVGSNPSDMRAALAALIACGGGFCVVSQGSVRARLPLPIGGLMSPEDAGFVERALVDLHRASTDIGCELPEPFLQLAFLSLPVIPSLKLTDRGLMDVDAFRLIDVRAA, encoded by the coding sequence ATGGAAGCGGCGAAATTGGCTCGGTTGATCGATGCGGCGCAGGGGCGCGCGCCGTGCGATGCGGTGGTTCGCGATGTGCGCTACCTCGATGTCTTCAGCTGCACCTGGCACCAAGGCGATCTCGCCATCCAGGATGGTTACATCGTGGGGGTCGAGCCGGGCCTCGCAGCCCGCCGCGTCCTCGAGGGCAAAGGGCGCGCGGTGGTGCCGGGGTTCTGCGATGCGCACGTGCACGTGGAGAGCTCCCTCCTCACGCCGCATCATTTCCAGCGCGCGGTGCTCGGGCGGGGCACGACCTCGGCCATCTGCGATCCCCACGAGCTTGCAAATGTGGTGGGCCTCCCCGGCATCCGCTATTTCCTCGACGCCTCCCAGGACATGGCGCTCAACCTGCGGGTGATGCTGAGCTCCTGCGTTCCGGCCACCGCCTTCGAGACCAACGGGGGGGGGACCATCGACGCCGCGGCGCTCTCCACGTTGCTCGATCATCCCAAGACCCTCGGCTTGGCCGAGATGATGAACGTGCCGGGCGTGCTCCACGCCGATCCCGAGGTGCTCGCCAAGCTCGCGCTCTTCGCCGGGCGGCGCATCGATGGGCACTGCCCGCTGGTGCGCGGGCGCGATCTCTCGTCGTACGCGGCGGCCGGCATCTCCTCGTGCCACGAGAGCTCGGAGCTGGAGGAGGCGCGCGAAAAGCTCGGCAAGGGCATCGCGGTGTGGATCCGCGAAGGGAGCGTCGCCAAGGATCTGCGGGCCCTGGCCCCGCTGCTCACCATGGCCACCTCCACGAGCATCGGCTTCTGCACCGACGATCGCAACCCGCTGGACATCGCGCGCGAGGGGCACATCGATCACCTGGTGCGCGGCGCCATCGGCCTTGGCGTGCCGGCGGAGGTTGCCTACCGCTCCGCATCGTTCAGCGTGGCGCGGCACTACGGGCTCACGCGGCGCGGGGCCATTGCACCGGGGTATGTCGCCGACCTTATTTTGCTCGACGACGCGAACACCTGCGCCATCTCCGACGTGCTCGTCTCGGGCACCCCCGCGGGCGAGCTCGATCTGGACAGCAGCGCCGCGCGCGCGGCCGCCGAAAACGGCGCGGCGCGGGAGACGATGCGCGCCAAGGTCCCGGAGCTCGCCGATCTCGAGGGCCCCAAGGGCAGCGTTCATGTCATCGGCGTTCGCGAGGGGCGGATTCTGACCGATCGCGCGGTGATGGCCCACGACGCCGAGGGGGTCGCGCGGCTGACGGTGCTCGAGCGCCACGGTCACGGCCTCAAGCCGGCCAATGGCTACGTTCGCGGATTCGGCCGCCATTTGCGGGGCGCCATCGCATCGAGCGTCGGGCACGATAGCCACAACTTGATCGTCGTGGGCTCCAATCCCTCCGACATGCGGGCGGCCCTCGCCGCGCTCATCGCGTGCGGTGGCGGCTTTTGTGTGGTGAGCCAGGGAAGCGTGCGCGCGCGTCTCCCCTTGCCCATCGGCGGGCTCATGTCGCCGGAGGACGCGGGTTTCGTCGAGCGGGCGCTGGTCGATTTGCATCGCGCCAGCACGGACATCGGGTGCGAGCTGCCGGAGCCTTTTTTGCAACTGGCGTTCCTCAGCCTACCGGTGATCCCCTCGCTGAAGCTCACGGATCGTGGTCTCATGGACGTGGATGCATTTCGACTCATCGATGTGCGCGCGGCCTGA